A genomic window from Silene latifolia isolate original U9 population chromosome Y, ASM4854445v1, whole genome shotgun sequence includes:
- the LOC141631472 gene encoding uncharacterized protein LOC141631472 has translation MNPLKCAFGVTSGKFLEFVVMHRGIEIDQTKIKATNEMPEPKTLKELCGLQGRLAYIRSIKKYLTSAPVLGAPIPGKPLILYIAAQESSLGAMCAQEIEDRKERALYYLSRTLVGAELNYSPIEKKSLALVFAIQKLTHYMHAHTIHVVSKANPIKYILSRPVLSGRLAKWVVKGQAIADFFADYPLPAEWEISDDLPGEEIFYMDVLPPWQMYFDGGAIKDGAGAGVVFVTPQNHLMPYSFTLTQLCSNNKEEYQAHILGLQMAIEIGVRDMDIYGGSKLRVNQVLGEYEVKKEDLIPYHQQPLQLLNQLDDIHVGHVPRSANKLADALANLAATLALGPEESMKVPVFNRWAVSLLGGEENVDATNMICVYTADKDDWRQPIIYFLDHQKLPDDPRHKLEICRRAPKFIHYKGKLYRRSFSGQWLRCLSKDEGAEEMHEAHSGICGAHKSGPKLHDRVKRMGYFLPIRVQDCMDFAKKCDPCQFCANFIHQPPESLHPTVSSWPFEAWGLDVLGPFTPKASNRHEYILANTYYFSKWAEAITLREVKKENVVDFI, from the exons atgaatccactCAAGTGTGCATTTGGTGTCACATCTGGGAAGTTCTTAGAGTTTGTGGTCATGCACagaggcattgaaattgaccaaacaaaaatcaaagccaCCAACGAAATGCCGGAACCAAAGACATTGAAAGAGCTGTGCGGATTGCAAGGTCGTTTGGCATACATTCGAAG CATCAAGAAGTACTTGACTAGTGCACCAGTGCTAGGGGCACCAATTCCAGGGAAGCCGCTTATCCTCTACATCGCTGCACAAGAGAGCTCACTGGGGGCAATGTgtgctcaagaaattgaagatcGCAAGGAGAGAGCACTCTACTACTTGAGTCGTACCTTGGTGGGAGCTGAATTAAATTACTCGCCCATAGAGAAAAAAAGTCTTGCTTTGGTGTTCGCAATACAGAAGTTGACGCACTACATGCATGCGCATACCATACATGTGGTCTCAAAAGCTAatccaatcaagtacatactctcaagACCAGTCTTGTCAGGAAGACTTGCGAAATGGGTTGTGAAAGGTCAAGCTATCGCCGACTTCTTTGCTGATTATCCACTACCAGCAGAGTGGGAAATTTCAGATGACCTCCCAGGAGAAGAAATCTTCTACATGGACGTTCTACCTCCATGGCAGATGTACTTTGACGGTGGTGCGATAAAAGACGGAGCTGGAGCCGGAGTTGTAttcgtaactccacaaaatcatctcATGCCATACTCCTTTACGCTCACTCAGTTGTGCTCAAATAATAAGGAAGAATACCAAGCTCACATACTCGGCCTCCAAATGGCGATCGAAATAGGCGTTAGAGATATGGACATCTACGGTGGCTCGAAGCTGAGGGTCAACCAAGTCCTTGGTGAATATGAAGTGaaaaaggaagacttgattccCTATCATCAACAGCCATTACAACTGCTGAATCAACTTGACGACATCCATGTTGGTCATGTGCcaaggagtgccaataagttggctGACGCGCTTGCTAATCTTGCAGCTACTTTAGCACTGGGGCCAGAAGAGTCTATGAAAGTCCCAGTCTTTAACCGTTGGGCAGTATCTTTGCTTGGAGGGGAAGAAAACGTAGATGCAACTAACATGATCTGTGTCTATACAGCTGATAAGGATGACTGGCGCCAACCTATCATTTATTTCTTGGACCACCAAAAATTACCTGATGATCCTCGACACAAGTTAGAGATATGTCGACGTGCCCCAAAGTTCATTCACTATAAAGGGAAACTCTACAGACGTTCTTTCTCAGGCCAATGGTTGAGGTGTCTAAGCAAGGACGAAGGTGCTGAAGAAATGCATGAAGCTCATTCTGGTATTTGTGGCGCTCACAAATCTGGGCCTAAACTTCATGATCGTGTAAAAAGAATGGGGTATTTTTTGCCGATCAGGGTGCAAGATTGTATGGACTTCGCAAAAAAGTGTGATCCTTGTCAGTTCTGTGCAAACTTCATACACCAACCGCCAGAATCGTTGCACCCTACTGTTTCTTCATGGCCTtttgaagcttggggacttgaTGTTCTAGGACCTTTTACTCCAAAGGCTTCAAATAGACACGAGTATATTCTCGCCAACACTtactacttctcaaaatgggcagAAGCCATCACACTCCGGGAAGTcaagaaagaaaatgttgtggacTTCATTTGA